One window of Magallana gigas chromosome 2, xbMagGiga1.1, whole genome shotgun sequence genomic DNA carries:
- the LOC105341586 gene encoding E3 ubiquitin-protein ligase SH3RF3 isoform X1, whose product MDEQSLNELLECSVCLDRLDHTSKVLPCQHTFCRRCLDEIYGTKRELRCPECRTLVEIPVEELPSNILLIRLLEGLKTKNSERTRSPARHGEHGYNESLFSKQSSTLNPPSARALFNYEASEQSDLTFKKGDLILLKRQVDENWYQGELNSQQGFFPASYVQVLVPLPVTIPQCRGLYDFDVEDENDKKDCLCFKKDEILTVIKRVDSNWIEGKKGEKIGIFPISFVELNDAAKTLINSKASTNSLGGGDQASLSHAQFLSPASLAGQLPQQKRHSFTAMQETATHVNQHNRRSLELSSKGNLVIPPSSAVRQSRSPPPVPRTGPDRPRNATDQASGSSRDTAPTPSSSRGATSLQDNPGPGNSKTKIFVALYNYKPQKEDEVELKKGDYYSVAEACQDGWLKGRCLKTGKAGVFPGNYVQPVRSPSAGNVPNSVQNVRAKSASSTSASSSSKSSSRQEKSASSRQESLGSVRPDNNVHTKQHGHTSRLEGFPSSKQELSTAFKSVPSSSSSSVSPGSQASSVQSSSSHRSHLPPSSIASQGAESNSDRSLITPKSSSPHASEHLPSTQSGNVHKPIHVKGSKASPLRSSSSEMQTLSSNTVVGPPNSVIGKSGPVMGAVSAPVSVVPNAQLPDAVGASGESSQPNKKEKREKEKMSLVKRLTSGKIKKSKSSPDNEGADKISHTRSGSYPSEVVNSVEGQHVKTGSFDSSMYPSHGSKHSKHKVPHREKYRCKEPYPAQHVIELDLSVGDIVYVTRKREDGWFKGTLQRSGKTGLFPGSFVEKLD is encoded by the exons ATGGATGAGCAATCGTTGAATGAGCTACTTGAGTGTTCTGTGTGTCTCGATCGGTTAGACCACACGAGCAAAGTCCTTCCTTGCCAACACACTTTTTGTAGACGTTGTTTGGACGAAATATACGGCACCAAACGTGAACTCCGTTGTCCTGAATGCAGAACTCTTGTAGAAATACCAGTGGAAGAGTTGCCATCAAACATTTTGCTCATAAGGCTCTTAGAAGGATTGAAAACTAAAAATTCAGAGCGTACTAGATCACCCGCAAGACACGGCGAGCATGGTTACAATGAAAGCCTTTTTTCAAAACAG AGTTCCACCTTAAACCCTCCATCTGCCAGAGCTTTGTTCAATTATGAAGCTTCGGAgcaaag TGACCTGACTTTCAAAAAAGGAGACTTAATATTACTTAAAAGGCAGGTGGATGAGAATTGGTATCAAGGGGAGTTAAACAGCCAACAAGGCTTCTTCCCTGCATCTTATGTCCAG GTGCTGGTTCCTTTACCTGTTACCATACCACAGTGCAGGGGCTTGTATGACTTTGATGTGGAGGATGAAAATGATAAGAAAGATTGCTTGTGTTTTAAAAAG gatgAAATATTAACTGTGATAAAAAGAGTAGACAGCAACTGGATTGAAGGAAAAAAGGGAGAAAAAATTGGAATCTTTCCCATTTCTTTTGTAGAG TTGAATGATGCTGCAAAAACTTTGATCAACTCTAAAGCTTCTACAAAcag TTTGGGGGGTGGTGACCAAGCGTCACTCTCTCATGCCCAGTTTCTAAGCCCCGCCTCTCTTGCGGGTCAGCTCCCTCAACAGAAGCGGCATTCGTTTACTGCAATGCAGGAAACAGCTACTCATGTTAATCAACATAACCGCAG ATCTCTAGAATTGAGCAGCAAAGGGAATTTAGTGATCCCCCCATCATCTGCAGTGAGACAATCGAGATCACCACCCCCAGTCCCAAGAACAGGCCCAGACAGGCCGCGCAATGCCACTGACCAAGCAAGCGGGAGTAGCAGAGACACAGCACCA ACACCCAGTAGCAGTAGAGGAGCAACTTCTCTGCAAGACAATCCTGGTCCAGGAAActctaaaacaaaaat ATTTGTAGCTCTGTATAACTACAAACCACAGAAAGAGGATGAAGTGGAACTAAAGAAGGGAGACTACTACAGTGTGGCAGAGGCGTGTCAGGACGGATGGCTCAAAGGCCGATGTCTCAAGACTGGCAAAGCTGGAGTATTCCCTGGAAATTACGTACAGCCAGTCAG ATCTCCCTCCGCAGGAAATGTTCCTAACAGTGTCCAAAATGTCCGTGCCAAATCAGCATCATCCACCTCAGCATCTTCatcttcaaaatcttcttctagaCAGGAAAAATCAGCTTCATCCAGACAAGAATCCTTAGGCTCTGTAAGACCAGATAACAATGTCCATACAAAACAGCATGGTCATACTTCTCGCCTTGAAGGATTCCCATCATCCAAACAAGAGTTGTCTACTGCCTTCAAATCTGTGCCATCCTCATCATCATCCAGTGTATCACCAGGATCACAAGCATCTTCAGTCCAGTCTTCCTCTTCTCATAGATCCCATCTTCCTCCTTCCTCTATTGCTTCACAAGGGGCAGAATCAAATTCAGATAGAAGCTTGATTACCCCAAAATCATCCTCACCCCATGCTTCAGAGCATCTTCCTTCAACACAGTCGGGAAATGTTCATAAACCCATCCATGTAAAGGGATCAAAAGCCAGTCCTCTGAGGAGTTCTTCCTCTGAAATGCAGACTTTGTCATCTAATACTGTTGTAGGACCTCCTAATTCAGTGATAGGTAAATCCGGGCCAGTTATGGGAGCTGTCAGTGCTCCCGTGTCAGTGGTCCCCAATGCACAATTACCAGACGCAGTGGGGGCCTCTGGAGAATCTTCACAACCAAACAAG aaagagaaaagggaaaaagaaaagaTGAGTCTTGTGAAACGATTGACATCTGGGAAGATCAAGAAATCTAAGTCTTCTCCAGATAATGAAGGGGCTGATAAGATATCACACACAAG GTCAGGATCCTACCCTTCAGAAGTGGTGAATTCAGTTGAGGGTCAGCATGTAAAGACAGGGTCATTTGATTCTTCTATGTATCCATCCCATGGATCAAAGCACAGTAAACACAAAGTACCTCACAGAGAAAA ATACAGATGTAAAGAGCCATACCCTGCTCAACATGTGATCGAACTTGACCTGAGTGTAGGAGACATTGTGTATGTGACCAGAAAGCGAGAGGATGGCTGGTTCAAGGGCACGCTGCAGAGGAGTGGAAAGACGGGTCTATTTCCAGGAAGCTTTGTGGAAAAATTAGATTGA
- the LOC105341586 gene encoding E3 ubiquitin-protein ligase SH3RF3 isoform X2, whose amino-acid sequence MDEQSLNELLECSVCLDRLDHTSKVLPCQHTFCRRCLDEIYGTKRELRCPECRTLVEIPVEELPSNILLIRLLEGLKTKNSERTRSPARHGEHGYNESLFSKQSSTLNPPSARALFNYEASEQSDLTFKKGDLILLKRQVDENWYQGELNSQQGFFPASYVQVLVPLPVTIPQCRGLYDFDVEDENDKKDCLCFKKDEILTVIKRVDSNWIEGKKGEKIGIFPISFVELNDAAKTLINSKASTNRSLELSSKGNLVIPPSSAVRQSRSPPPVPRTGPDRPRNATDQASGSSRDTAPTPSSSRGATSLQDNPGPGNSKTKIFVALYNYKPQKEDEVELKKGDYYSVAEACQDGWLKGRCLKTGKAGVFPGNYVQPVRSPSAGNVPNSVQNVRAKSASSTSASSSSKSSSRQEKSASSRQESLGSVRPDNNVHTKQHGHTSRLEGFPSSKQELSTAFKSVPSSSSSSVSPGSQASSVQSSSSHRSHLPPSSIASQGAESNSDRSLITPKSSSPHASEHLPSTQSGNVHKPIHVKGSKASPLRSSSSEMQTLSSNTVVGPPNSVIGKSGPVMGAVSAPVSVVPNAQLPDAVGASGESSQPNKKEKREKEKMSLVKRLTSGKIKKSKSSPDNEGADKISHTRSGSYPSEVVNSVEGQHVKTGSFDSSMYPSHGSKHSKHKVPHREKYRCKEPYPAQHVIELDLSVGDIVYVTRKREDGWFKGTLQRSGKTGLFPGSFVEKLD is encoded by the exons ATGGATGAGCAATCGTTGAATGAGCTACTTGAGTGTTCTGTGTGTCTCGATCGGTTAGACCACACGAGCAAAGTCCTTCCTTGCCAACACACTTTTTGTAGACGTTGTTTGGACGAAATATACGGCACCAAACGTGAACTCCGTTGTCCTGAATGCAGAACTCTTGTAGAAATACCAGTGGAAGAGTTGCCATCAAACATTTTGCTCATAAGGCTCTTAGAAGGATTGAAAACTAAAAATTCAGAGCGTACTAGATCACCCGCAAGACACGGCGAGCATGGTTACAATGAAAGCCTTTTTTCAAAACAG AGTTCCACCTTAAACCCTCCATCTGCCAGAGCTTTGTTCAATTATGAAGCTTCGGAgcaaag TGACCTGACTTTCAAAAAAGGAGACTTAATATTACTTAAAAGGCAGGTGGATGAGAATTGGTATCAAGGGGAGTTAAACAGCCAACAAGGCTTCTTCCCTGCATCTTATGTCCAG GTGCTGGTTCCTTTACCTGTTACCATACCACAGTGCAGGGGCTTGTATGACTTTGATGTGGAGGATGAAAATGATAAGAAAGATTGCTTGTGTTTTAAAAAG gatgAAATATTAACTGTGATAAAAAGAGTAGACAGCAACTGGATTGAAGGAAAAAAGGGAGAAAAAATTGGAATCTTTCCCATTTCTTTTGTAGAG TTGAATGATGCTGCAAAAACTTTGATCAACTCTAAAGCTTCTACAAAcag ATCTCTAGAATTGAGCAGCAAAGGGAATTTAGTGATCCCCCCATCATCTGCAGTGAGACAATCGAGATCACCACCCCCAGTCCCAAGAACAGGCCCAGACAGGCCGCGCAATGCCACTGACCAAGCAAGCGGGAGTAGCAGAGACACAGCACCA ACACCCAGTAGCAGTAGAGGAGCAACTTCTCTGCAAGACAATCCTGGTCCAGGAAActctaaaacaaaaat ATTTGTAGCTCTGTATAACTACAAACCACAGAAAGAGGATGAAGTGGAACTAAAGAAGGGAGACTACTACAGTGTGGCAGAGGCGTGTCAGGACGGATGGCTCAAAGGCCGATGTCTCAAGACTGGCAAAGCTGGAGTATTCCCTGGAAATTACGTACAGCCAGTCAG ATCTCCCTCCGCAGGAAATGTTCCTAACAGTGTCCAAAATGTCCGTGCCAAATCAGCATCATCCACCTCAGCATCTTCatcttcaaaatcttcttctagaCAGGAAAAATCAGCTTCATCCAGACAAGAATCCTTAGGCTCTGTAAGACCAGATAACAATGTCCATACAAAACAGCATGGTCATACTTCTCGCCTTGAAGGATTCCCATCATCCAAACAAGAGTTGTCTACTGCCTTCAAATCTGTGCCATCCTCATCATCATCCAGTGTATCACCAGGATCACAAGCATCTTCAGTCCAGTCTTCCTCTTCTCATAGATCCCATCTTCCTCCTTCCTCTATTGCTTCACAAGGGGCAGAATCAAATTCAGATAGAAGCTTGATTACCCCAAAATCATCCTCACCCCATGCTTCAGAGCATCTTCCTTCAACACAGTCGGGAAATGTTCATAAACCCATCCATGTAAAGGGATCAAAAGCCAGTCCTCTGAGGAGTTCTTCCTCTGAAATGCAGACTTTGTCATCTAATACTGTTGTAGGACCTCCTAATTCAGTGATAGGTAAATCCGGGCCAGTTATGGGAGCTGTCAGTGCTCCCGTGTCAGTGGTCCCCAATGCACAATTACCAGACGCAGTGGGGGCCTCTGGAGAATCTTCACAACCAAACAAG aaagagaaaagggaaaaagaaaagaTGAGTCTTGTGAAACGATTGACATCTGGGAAGATCAAGAAATCTAAGTCTTCTCCAGATAATGAAGGGGCTGATAAGATATCACACACAAG GTCAGGATCCTACCCTTCAGAAGTGGTGAATTCAGTTGAGGGTCAGCATGTAAAGACAGGGTCATTTGATTCTTCTATGTATCCATCCCATGGATCAAAGCACAGTAAACACAAAGTACCTCACAGAGAAAA ATACAGATGTAAAGAGCCATACCCTGCTCAACATGTGATCGAACTTGACCTGAGTGTAGGAGACATTGTGTATGTGACCAGAAAGCGAGAGGATGGCTGGTTCAAGGGCACGCTGCAGAGGAGTGGAAAGACGGGTCTATTTCCAGGAAGCTTTGTGGAAAAATTAGATTGA